GCTGATTTCGAGAGTGGGAACCTGATCCAGAAGGCCAAGGCCATGGTGCCGCTGTTAGTGCCGCTGTTCATCTCCGCATTCCGCCGGGCTACGGACTTAGCCATGGCGATGGAAGCCCGCTGTTACCACGGCGGAGAGGGGCGGACCAAGATGAAGCCGCTCCACTATGCGCGGAGGGATAAGATCGCTTACGTTGTATATCTTGTATATTTTGTGATCGTTTTTTTGCTGAGAGGTAGTCTATGAAACGGGTGAAGCTGGTTGTAGCCTATGACGGCACCAACTACTGCGGCTGGCAGCTCCAGCCCAACGGCGTGACCATAGAGGAAGTGTTAAACCGTGCGCTGTCAGAACTTTTAAAGGAGCCTGTCACTGTGATCGGTGCAAGCCGCACCGATTCCGGCGTCCATGCCAGAGGAAATGTTGCAGTGTTTGATACGGAAAACAGGATGCCCGCAGACAAGATCTGCTTTGCCTTAAACCAGCGTCTGCCGGACGACATCCGCATCCAGTCCTCAGAAGAAGTCCCCTTAGACTGGCATCCAAGAAAAGCCAACTGCACCAAGACCTATGAATACAAGATCTTAAACCGTAAGATCGCCATGCCCTTAGAGCGTCTGTACTCCCATTTCTGCTACGTCCCCCTGGACGTAGAAAAGATGAGGCAGGCGGCCCAGTACATCATCGGCGAGCACGACTTCAAGAGCTTTTGCACCGTGCGTACCCAGGCGGAAGAGACCGTGAGGACGGTTTACAGCCTGGATATCACGAAAGAAGATGACATGATCACCATCCGCATCAGCGGAAACGGTTTCCTCTACAATATGGTCCGGATCATCGCAGGGACCCTTATGAAAGCAGGGATGGGAGTCTATCCGCCGGAGCATGTGCAGGAGATCATTGAGGCGAGGGACCGGCAGCAGGCCGGCCAGACCGCGCTGGCAAAGGGACTGACCCTGGTGAGTATGGAGTATGAGACGGAGCTTCCACAGTGGCAGTACAGCGAGAACCTCCACTGGAATTATGACATCCTCCAGTCCCATATCAAGGCGGACGGGATCGCCTATTTCCTGATCGAGCGTTGCGAGGACGAAGAGTGGGAAAGACTGCTCCGGCGAAACATCCACCATGCATTTCAGAACGGCGCGCGAAAGGTTTTTCTGATCGATCTGGAAAAGGACCGCCTGACGCCTGGAGATAGCTACGGATATTATGTGATCGAGGACATGGAGCCTGAAACCATGGGCGATGCCATGATGCTTCTGGATGACGATGAGAACATGGCGATCATGGAGATCCATTGCATGGCGGAGCGAAAGACCGGCGGAATGCCCATGTGGTACCTGGCGGTGGATAGCGGCCCAGCAGTCGCCACTTCCTCCCGCTCTTGAATTTATGTGCGGATGCGAGATACCAGAAGGTCGGCCACGTTCAGTTCAGCCTAGTTTGTTACTATGGGAAGGCGCGGACGGCAGAGTGACCTCCAGATGCGTTCTGCCGTCCGCGCCTTCCACCGCGACACCCTCCCCCGCGCTGAACTGAACGCACTCCCATTATGAATTTTCCCCGCATCCCCCCAAAAATCAAGAAAATCTGCTTGACACACGTGGACAGGTGGGATATAATGTATAACTGTGACGTTAGGTGGAAATGCTTAGGCCAAAGCCCCGGAGTAGGCATTTTACTATAATTGTTAAGCGAAAAGTTGAATCAGAAGCAGTAATTTAACAGGAGGTTAACCAATGAAAAGTTTTATGGCTAGTCCAGCGACAATTGAGAGAAAATGGTACGTAGTAGATGCTACCGGATATACATTAGGACGTTTGGCTTCAGAAGTAGCAAAGGTTTTGAGAGGTAAGAACAAACCGATTTACACCCCGCACATGGACTGCGGCGATTATGTGATCGTAGTAAACGCAGACAAAGTAAAAGTTTCCGGCAAGAAGATGGATCAGAAGATTTACTACAGCCATTCTGATTATGTTGGCGGCATGAAAGAGACCACTCTGCGCGAGATGATGGCGAAGAAGCCGGAGCGCGTTATGGAGCTGGCAGTTAAGGGTATGCTTCCGAAAGGACCTTTAGGAAGAAGCATGATGACCAAACTTCATGTGTATGCAGGCCCGGATCACGAGCAGGCAGCTCAGAAACCAGAAGTTCTGGAAATCAAATTTTAATTAAAGGTACTGAAAGGAGGAAGTTATCATGGCAAACAAATTTTACGGAACAGGCAGAAGAAAAAAATCTATCGCAAGAGTATATCTGGTACCGGGTACCGGCAAAGTTACCATCAACAAGAGAGACATGGATGAGTACTTCGGTCTTGAGACCTTGAAGGTAGTAGTTCGTCAGCCGCTTGTGGCTACCGAGACTACCGATAAATTCGACGTACAGGTTAACGTTCGCGGCGGCGGTTTCACCGGCCAGGCAGGCGCTATCCGTCACGGCATCTCCAGAGCACTGCTTCAGGTTGATACGGATTACAGACCGATCCTGAAGAAAGCAGGCTTCCTGACCAGAGACCCGCGTATGAAAGAGAGAAAGAAATACGGTCTCAAAGCAGCGCGTCGTGCTCCGCAGTTCAGCAAGAGATAATTATTCTGCAAACAGAATATCAAAGATTACGACAATCCCCGAAGCGGTTTTTGCTTCGGGGATTTTTTTCTTTTGTGATATGACATATTAGACGGGCTGTCTCAGGGGGAGCGCCGTAGAGTTACTTTTCCGTGAATTCAGCCGGAAGATAGGCAGCGTTATGTCCCAAAATATCATCCATCAACGGTTTTGCAAGGCTGAAATCACCGATCAGAGGATGAATCATCATGCTCATTAAGAGTTCACGTCTGCTCCGATGAACAGCGGCATCAATGAGTG
This portion of the Clostridium sp. AN503 genome encodes:
- the truA gene encoding tRNA pseudouridine(38-40) synthase TruA → MKRVKLVVAYDGTNYCGWQLQPNGVTIEEVLNRALSELLKEPVTVIGASRTDSGVHARGNVAVFDTENRMPADKICFALNQRLPDDIRIQSSEEVPLDWHPRKANCTKTYEYKILNRKIAMPLERLYSHFCYVPLDVEKMRQAAQYIIGEHDFKSFCTVRTQAEETVRTVYSLDITKEDDMITIRISGNGFLYNMVRIIAGTLMKAGMGVYPPEHVQEIIEARDRQQAGQTALAKGLTLVSMEYETELPQWQYSENLHWNYDILQSHIKADGIAYFLIERCEDEEWERLLRRNIHHAFQNGARKVFLIDLEKDRLTPGDSYGYYVIEDMEPETMGDAMMLLDDDENMAIMEIHCMAERKTGGMPMWYLAVDSGPAVATSSRS
- the rpsI gene encoding 30S ribosomal protein S9, coding for MANKFYGTGRRKKSIARVYLVPGTGKVTINKRDMDEYFGLETLKVVVRQPLVATETTDKFDVQVNVRGGGFTGQAGAIRHGISRALLQVDTDYRPILKKAGFLTRDPRMKERKKYGLKAARRAPQFSKR
- the rplM gene encoding 50S ribosomal protein L13, with the protein product MKSFMASPATIERKWYVVDATGYTLGRLASEVAKVLRGKNKPIYTPHMDCGDYVIVVNADKVKVSGKKMDQKIYYSHSDYVGGMKETTLREMMAKKPERVMELAVKGMLPKGPLGRSMMTKLHVYAGPDHEQAAQKPEVLEIKF